The Agrobacterium vitis genome includes the window CTACATCCAACTGACCGCGTCTTGTGATTTTCCCGATGACAAGATTGCCTATCAACTGGCCGATGTCACCCAACTCTGCGCGGATGCAGGACTGTCGGCAAGCCCCGATCTGGCCGGGCATTCCGCCAGCCGGATTGCGGAGCTGCAAGCCAATCCGCCGGCCAGCAACTACAAGGACCGCATCGCGGGTGGCCATCGCAGTGTGTTTTTTCTCAGCCAAATGGATCGTGCAGAGCAATTTATTGCGTTGGCGCGGGAACGTTTGGGCGCAAATGTTGCAATTTACGTCCAGCCTCGCCTGCATGGCCGCAACTGTCATGTGGAATTGGTACTGCCCTTTGATCCGGCATCCATAGAGCAGGCATCGGCAGCTGATGCACTTGCCGATGAGCTTGCCAAAGCCTGTAGCGCTGCGGGCGGCTTTTTCAGCCGCCCCTATGGCGCATGGGCTGACATGGCCTTTGCCCGCAATCCCACCGTCAAGCCATTGCTGCGCGAGACGAAATCCATCTTCGATCCGGACCGTATTCTCAATCCAGGGAGGCTTTGCTTCTAATGACCCATATCAGCCCAACCCTCGAAAAGCTTCACGACAAGCTTGGCTCTTGCACGCGCTGCACCTTTTGCAAATGGGTCCCGGAAGTCCGCAGTCAGGATTTTGCGGAAATCTGTCCCAGCGTTCAGCACGGCAAATTCTTTTCGCATACGGCCGGTGGCAAGCTCATTGCGGCCTATGCACTTTTGCATAACCGTGTCGAATATACACCTGACTTCATTCAGAATGTCTATTCCTGTTCCATGTGCGGCGGCTGCGATACCAGCTGCAAGACATTGCTTGCCGATTTCGTTGAGCCGCTCGATTCGCTCTATGCGCTGCGCCAGAAGGTGACGGCAGACGGGCATGCGCCAGAGCCGCTGCGCGAGATGTTGGCGCATCTGCGCACGCTGGGGAATGCAAGGGGTCTGCCCACCGCAATGCGCGTTGAATGGTTCGCTGGCCTGTCCCTGAAACAGACCAAAACCCATCAGGCACCCGTTCTCTTTCACGTTGGCGATGTGGCTTTCGACCGCGACGAATGGCCTTTCATCCGTCATATCGTCTCTGAGCTTCAGCGGCGCGATGTCGATTTCGTCATTGGCGGCGTGGACGAGCCGGATAGCGGTGGTCTTGCCTATGATATCGGCGACCAGAACCTCGCAGCCGATCTGGCACGGAAAACCGCAGAATGGCTCCGCAAGAGCGGGGCAGGCACGCTTATTGTTTATAGCGATGATGCTTTCTCGGCTTTTCGCAATATTTATCCGCGCCTTGGTGTTTCCCTTGGCAACATCAAAGTCATCCATATCGCGCAGTGGCTGGCCGAAAACCCGCTCACCGTGGCCGCTGGCCAAAAGCGCGACACTGTCACCTATCACGATTCCTGCCGCCTTGGGCGGTTGGGCGAAGAGCGCCATCCGTGGGAGGGCGAGACGGTGATGGCCTATAATTCCATTCCGATGCGCGTGCCGGAAGGCGAGCTCTACCTTGGGGTCAATGGCATCTATGAAGAGCCTCGACAATTGCTGCGGGCTGTGGATGCCGAGATTGTGGAAATGGAGCGCATTCGGGAATTCGCCTTCTGCTGCGGTGCAGGCGGTGGTGGCAAACAGGCAAGCCCCGATTTTGCTCGCGCAGCTGCCCGCAACCGGCTTCAGGAAGCCGAGAGCACCGGGGCAGAGTTCCTCGTGACCAGTTGCACCGCGTGCAGCAGCCACATGAAAGAGGTGGCGCAGGAGGCGGGGTCTTCGGTCCGGGTCTATGGATTGGTTGAATATCTCCACGCCCGGCAGACCGCATCCGCCCCAGACGCATCCCATAAGGCTGGAGAATGACCATGGCTCACGATCGCAACGAAGTTTTGCAAGCGCTTCAATCCATTGTTGGGCAAGACAATGCCACCAATGATCCGAGCTTTATCGCCAGTTACGCCTGGAATGGCGGTGTCGGCTCAATGCCGGGGCCAAAATTTCTTAAAAACTGGCCGATTGCCGTGGTTATGCCCAACTCCGCAGAGGATGTGGCAGCTATCATCAAATGCTGTCTTGCACGTGGGCTTTCCTTTCGTCCGTTAAGTTCCGGCAATGGTGGAACCTATCTCAGCGCCAGCGAAAATGTGGTGGTGATGGACCTTTGCCGTATGAACCGTCTGATCAAGATGGATGCCGCAAATCAGATGGCTGTTATCGAGCCTTACGTCACAGCAGGCCGGTTGCAAGCGGAAGCCATGAAAGTGGGGCTCAACTGTCATATCGTTGGGGCGGGGCCGTCGCATTCGCCGCTGGCTTCGGCCACATCCTTTCTGGGGGTTGGAATTACCGGTGCCAGCACGGGGGCCAATTTCCGCAATATCCTGGGCATAGAATGGGTGACGCCACAGGGAGACATCGTTCGCATGGGGTCTCTTGGTGGCGATGATGACTGGTTCAGCGAGGAGGGGCCGGGGCCGGGCCTGCGCGGCATGATCCGCGGCCTGATTGGCGCAAATGGCGGTCTCGGCGTATTCACCCGTATTGGTTACAAGCTTTATCCGTGGGCGGGGCCTAAGCATTTGAACCTCACCGGGCAAAGTCCGATGCGGGGCATGGCATTGGAACCAAACATGCGTCTGTTTCTGCCCGTCTGGGATACGATTGAGCAGATGCGCGACGCCAGCTTTCGCCTGAACCGCACAGGCGTTGCCTTTGCGCTGCTGCGCATGCCACCAAACCACATCGGTTGGACGCTGACGGCAACCAATGCCGAATATGCACGCCGCCGCGAAGCGGGCGACCTGCCGGAATGTGCGCGCCCGGAAAACAGATTTGGCTGGCAAATCCTGACCATCGGTCATTCTGCGGGGCACACGGCCTATCAGGAGAAGACGGTGCAGCACATCGTCGCGAGCACCGGCGGGCGGATGATTCCGATTGAACAGAAGGACAAGGAAGTGTTGCTGCGCACGCTGGTGACGTCGCTTTATGTCAGCCGCGTCTTCCGGGGTGCCGGTTCCGGCGGCACCAGCTTTGGGGTCATGGAGACCTTTAACCTGCTGCCGGACGTGATCAAGGCCAGCGAGGATATTATGGCAAAAGATCGCATGCCCGGCCGCAATTTCGCAGCCGACGGCAAGGAAGGCTGCTGGGTCTGGCCAACCGAGAGCCGACAATTGTGGACGGAAAACATTCTGGCATCGCAGGCAGGGACCGTTAAAGGCATTGCTGCCGGTTGGAAGGGCTTCCTCAAACACCTTGATATGGTGGACCGTAACCCAAGGCTCGGACTAATGGGCTTTATGGCGGGTCCATTGATCGAATTGTTCGGACCGCGCTACAGCAACGTTACCGCATGGATGCGGCTTATTAAGCAGCGCGTTGATCCGGCGGGATTGGCCGACGCGACAGTGCATGTCAGCGCCAAACAGCTCCCCATTGCCAAGAGATGGCCGACCCTGCAAAAAATCGCCTTCTCAAAAGCCGGTGCTCCGGTGCTGCATCTGGTCTGCCTGTTGCTGGGCGTGGTCAGTAAAAAGGAAAAGCTGCCGGATCGAAGAGGGTAAATATCAACGACAATCTTAGCGTCTGTCATCTGATTGTCGAAGTTCCTTGCATGGCGTTTTGAGGCCCATATCGATGACATTCAACGCCGTTCAAGGTGCAGCTTTGCCAGGATATTCGAAACAGCGTGACTGGGCGGCGCGATGCGCAACGAACTTACGGCGTTTCAGCCAATCTCATTCAGTTGTGGCTGAGGCAGTTCGATCGCGGCGACCTCATCTTTCAGCTTGTTCAATCCTTTGCTGCTGAGTTGGAAACGCTGCGTGCCAATTTCAACGCAATGCTAAGCCAGTTTTCCGAGACTATGTGTGCTGTCTCTGATGCGGCAGGTACGATCGACAACGGCAGCCGAGAAGTCAGTGCGAGTGCTGACGACTTGTCCACTGAAGTCGCAATGGATCAGGATGCTGCGCAGATGGAGGGCATAGATGACGCCGGCATTATAGACCGCGCAGTGAACAATCTGGCTGGTCATCGCCATCTCTTCTTGGTTGAAGATATCGCGCGCGCGGCCTCTAACTGTTTAGTCCCGGCATTTGATGGATTGGATTTATGATGAATCTTTGCGGTTAGATTATCCATTGTTTGCAGATGAATTCGTAGGGTGTGAGCCCTTGAGGGTCTTGAGACGACGAGCGAAGTTGTACGCCGTGCTGAAGCTTTGGAGATGGGTTCGGAGCTGTTCTTGGTCGTCGTAGTAGAAACGCTTGACGGTTGCGTCCTTTATCGTCCTGTTCATTCGCTCAACCTGCCCATTGGTCCATGGGTGCTTCACCTTGGTCAGACGATGCTCAATGCCGTTCTCGTCGCAGACGCGGTCGAAGATGTGATAGCCGGCGTCTTTATACCGCTCCTGATTGGTGAACTGGATGCCATTATCTGTGAAAACGGTGTGGATGCGGAAAGGGGCTGCCTTGATCAGATTGCGCAGGAATTGGGCTGCATTCATCTTTCCTGCCTTGGCATAGAGTTCCACAAAGGCGAATTTGGATGTTCTATCAATGGCGACAAAGAGATAGAGTTTGCCCTCGGCCGTTTGCACCTCGGCAATATCGATGTGAAAGTAGCCCCCTCTCAGCGATGCGAAGCATCGCTTGCCGGGCAAGGGATGGGATAGTTTTTGACCTTCTTTTTTGGCTCTTTGTCGCCTCCCACATCCGGCAAACGGGAGAGGTCATGGCGTTGCAGGCATCGATGTAAGGATGAGCGCGTCAGATGCGGGATTGTTGGCTGAAGAGCGTAGAGGCAATCATCGAGCGGAAGAAGCGTGTGCCTACGAAAGGCGACAATCACGGCCTCCTCAAGGGAAAGAACCGTCGAGTGTGGGTCTTTCGGGCCGGTCGGAAGATCGGCCACCGATGTCCGTCTCCTCCATTTCGCCACCGTCTTCGGGTTGATCCCATAGCGCTTCGACAACGCCATCAGGCTCTTTTGACTATTTTGTATTGCTCGACGGATTGCCTCAGTCGTCCTAGCGCTTGCGTGTAGAAATTGTCCCATAGTGCATCTCTCCAAGCATGGGAAAATAATACATCATTAAAGGCCGGGACTAAACAATTAGCTCTGCAATACGCGCAAAATAGCGCATTTTTGTCACATCCAATGCCAAGGCTGGCTCCTGATATACAGGATTCATATATCAAATATCGTCAATATATTTCTTGGCATAACGCAAGCCTCTTAAAACGGAGGAGAAGGCGAAAGGGCTGGGGTTAACCTGCGCCGTTTCGCCTTATCGAACAAAGGTGTTTTGAGGTTGCTATGATCCACATTAAGAAAATTCCCGAGCGTCCAAGCCAGGAAGAGATTGATGCGATTGCGAAATTCTCGTCTGCGACCCTGCATGAGGCGCAAGGTCGGCGTGGTGCGCTTTCCTCCAGCATCAAGCCAGTTGATTACCGCATGAAGCTTTGCGGGCCTGCTTTCACGGTCAAGTCTGCGCCACGCGATAACATCATGCTGCAACTGGCGATCAATTATGCGCAACCGGGCGACATCATTGTGGTATCCGGCGGCGAATACGAGGAGGCGGGATCATTCGGTGATGTTCTGACCAATGCCTGCCTCGCCAAAGGAATTGGTGGCCTGGTGACCGATAAAGGCGTGCGCGATACCTTGCAGCTTCGAGATCTTGGCTTTCCGGTATTTTCGCTCAGTGTTTGCATCAAGGGAACCGTGAAGGAGACCTTGACCGCAGTGAACGACCCGATTGTCATTGCGGTGAGCCGGTTTACCCGGGCGACATTATCGTCGGTGATGCCGACGGTCTGGTGGTGGTCCGCCAACAGGAGGCGATGGATGTTGCCGCACTTGCCCAAGCCCGGGAAGACGCTGAAGCTGGCTATATTGCCGCTTATAAGGCGGGGAAGTCGGTCATTGAAGTCAGTAATCTTGAGCCCGTGCTGAGGGCTAAAGGATTTTTGGTCGAAGCGTGAACGCTTGCTCCGGACATGGATTTGAAATTCCCTTAAAATCTAAGAGTCTGTCCGAAAAATCATCATTGGCGTGCGATCCGTCTGACGATGGTCACGGCGTAAAGATGTGAAACAGCACAGAAGGTTGACCTCGTTGAAAGGGCGATAGGCAGCTGATTTTACTTGAAAAAATGCAAAAAAGTGGGGCATCATCGGCTCCGATCGTCACCCTACCCGATCTCTATTTCATTTCCAAAAATCACGACCTTACGGGACCAATCATAGAGGGGGGCACCAGCCAGGCTGGCGCCCCTTATGGGCTTTACGACAGATGATGCGGTCTGGTCATGCCATAGACGGGCGTATCGATACCGACCTGACGAGCTTTCAGCTGCAGTGACAGATATTGCGAATAGTGTCGTGACTGGTGCAGGTTGCCGCCGTGGAACCACAATGCGTCCTGTTGCGTCGGCTTCCACATGTTGCGTTGTTCTCCTTCCCAGGGACCCGGGTCCTTGGTCGTATCGGAGCCGAGCCCCCAACATTTACCCACCTTGTCAGCGACGTCGCGCGAGATGAGATCGGCCGCCCAGCCGTTCATCGAGCCATAGCCGGTGGCATAGACCACGAGATCCGCTGGCAATTCCGTGCCATCCTTCAACACGACGGCGTTTTCCGTCAGATGCGACACGTCCACCCCTGACTTGAGCTTGATCGAGCCGTCAATCACCAGATCACAGGCGCCGACATCGATGTAATAGCCCGATCCACGCCGCAGATATTTCATGAACAGGCCAGACTCGTCGTCGCCGAAGTCCAGCATGAAGCCAGCCTCTTTCAGCGCTTTATAAAAATCTGCGTCCTGTTCACGAATCCTGTTGTAAATCGGGATCTGAAACTCATGCATGATCCGGTAGGGCAGGGACGCAAAAATCAGGTCGGCCTTACGCGTGGTCATGCCGCCCTGCACTGCCCTCTCCGAATAGAGATCGCCGAGACCAATCTCCATCAGTGAACCCGATTTGACGATATGGGTGGATGACCGTTGCAGCATGGTGACATCGGCGCCGGCTTCCCAGAGCGCTGCGCAGATATCGTGGGCGGAATTGTTGGAGCCGATCACCACCACTCGTTTGCCGGCATAGGCATCAGGCCCCGGATGCTGCGAGGAATGCTGCTGTTCGCCCTTGAACACATCCTGACCGGGGAAATTCGGCACGTTGGCCTTGCCCGACATGCCCGTCG containing:
- a CDS encoding methyl-accepting chemotaxis protein, whose amino-acid sequence is MTGRRDAQRTYGVSANLIQLWLRQFDRGDLIFQLVQSFAAELETLRANFNAMLSQFSETMCAVSDAAGTIDNGSREVSASADDLSTEVAMDQDAAQMEGIDDAGIIDRAVNNLAGHRHLFLVEDIARAASNCLVPAFDGLDL
- a CDS encoding (Fe-S)-binding protein, which codes for MTHISPTLEKLHDKLGSCTRCTFCKWVPEVRSQDFAEICPSVQHGKFFSHTAGGKLIAAYALLHNRVEYTPDFIQNVYSCSMCGGCDTSCKTLLADFVEPLDSLYALRQKVTADGHAPEPLREMLAHLRTLGNARGLPTAMRVEWFAGLSLKQTKTHQAPVLFHVGDVAFDRDEWPFIRHIVSELQRRDVDFVIGGVDEPDSGGLAYDIGDQNLAADLARKTAEWLRKSGAGTLIVYSDDAFSAFRNIYPRLGVSLGNIKVIHIAQWLAENPLTVAAGQKRDTVTYHDSCRLGRLGEERHPWEGETVMAYNSIPMRVPEGELYLGVNGIYEEPRQLLRAVDAEIVEMERIREFAFCCGAGGGGKQASPDFARAAARNRLQEAESTGAEFLVTSCTACSSHMKEVAQEAGSSVRVYGLVEYLHARQTASAPDASHKAGE
- a CDS encoding NAD(P)/FAD-dependent oxidoreductase; this translates as MLDISPATKIDATLSKLGKALESGDIDAAINLFQTDCYWRDLVTFTWNLKTLEGQEQIREMLKSQLAAITPSNFVQDPKEPATDAGGITDGWFEFETGVARGYGHIRLKDGRIWTLLTTMTELKGHEEPKGIRRPMGAEHGHDRNRMTWKEKRESESAELGYSVQPYVVIIGGGQGGIALGARLRQLGVPTIIIEKNERPGDSWRKRYKSLCLHDPVWYDHLPYIPFPENWPVFTPKDKVGDWLEMYTKVMELNYWGSTTCKSAQFDEVTKEWTVIVQRAGKEVVLKPKQLVLATGMSGKANVPNFPGQDVFKGEQQHSSQHPGPDAYAGKRVVVIGSNNSAHDICAALWEAGADVTMLQRSSTHIVKSGSLMEIGLGDLYSERAVQGGMTTRKADLIFASLPYRIMHEFQIPIYNRIREQDADFYKALKEAGFMLDFGDDESGLFMKYLRRGSGYYIDVGACDLVIDGSIKLKSGVDVSHLTENAVVLKDGTELPADLVVYATGYGSMNGWAADLISRDVADKVGKCWGLGSDTTKDPGPWEGEQRNMWKPTQQDALWFHGGNLHQSRHYSQYLSLQLKARQVGIDTPVYGMTRPHHLS
- a CDS encoding FAD-binding oxidoreductase; translation: MAHDRNEVLQALQSIVGQDNATNDPSFIASYAWNGGVGSMPGPKFLKNWPIAVVMPNSAEDVAAIIKCCLARGLSFRPLSSGNGGTYLSASENVVVMDLCRMNRLIKMDAANQMAVIEPYVTAGRLQAEAMKVGLNCHIVGAGPSHSPLASATSFLGVGITGASTGANFRNILGIEWVTPQGDIVRMGSLGGDDDWFSEEGPGPGLRGMIRGLIGANGGLGVFTRIGYKLYPWAGPKHLNLTGQSPMRGMALEPNMRLFLPVWDTIEQMRDASFRLNRTGVAFALLRMPPNHIGWTLTATNAEYARRREAGDLPECARPENRFGWQILTIGHSAGHTAYQEKTVQHIVASTGGRMIPIEQKDKEVLLRTLVTSLYVSRVFRGAGSGGTSFGVMETFNLLPDVIKASEDIMAKDRMPGRNFAADGKEGCWVWPTESRQLWTENILASQAGTVKGIAAGWKGFLKHLDMVDRNPRLGLMGFMAGPLIELFGPRYSNVTAWMRLIKQRVDPAGLADATVHVSAKQLPIAKRWPTLQKIAFSKAGAPVLHLVCLLLGVVSKKEKLPDRRG